A genomic region of Leptotrichia hofstadii contains the following coding sequences:
- a CDS encoding GNAT family N-acetyltransferase: MELKKENLVFRFAAEEDAEKILKIYKPYVENTTITFEYEVPAVEEFKVRIRETLEEYPYIVCECGNEIAGYAYAHRIWTRAAYQWDAELSVYTDGKFAGNGIGKKLYKILIEILKLQNIVNVYGLVTYPNENSEKLHNYFEFKRVAFFEKTGYKFGQWIGVTWFEKAINLHFENPVSVKKISEIDEEKVRKILKSV; the protein is encoded by the coding sequence ATGGAATTGAAAAAAGAGAATTTAGTTTTTAGATTTGCGGCTGAAGAAGATGCAGAAAAAATTTTGAAAATTTATAAACCATATGTTGAAAATACTACAATCACGTTTGAGTATGAAGTGCCTGCTGTTGAGGAATTTAAAGTGAGAATTAGGGAAACTTTGGAGGAATATCCATATATTGTATGTGAATGCGGAAATGAGATTGCTGGATATGCTTATGCACATAGAATTTGGACAAGAGCTGCCTATCAGTGGGATGCTGAGCTTTCGGTCTATACCGATGGGAAGTTTGCTGGAAATGGAATTGGAAAAAAACTGTATAAAATTTTGATTGAAATATTAAAGTTGCAGAATATTGTGAATGTTTATGGACTTGTAACTTATCCTAACGAGAACAGTGAAAAGCTTCATAATTATTTTGAGTTTAAAAGGGTTGCGTTTTTTGAGAAAACTGGATATAAATTTGGACAATGGATTGGTGTAACTTGGTTTGAAAAGGCAATAAATTTGCATTTTGAAAATCCTGTATCAGTAAAGAAAATATCAGAAATTGATGAGGAGAAAGTTCGGAAAATCCTAAAGTCAGTTTAA
- a CDS encoding methyltransferase, with protein sequence MGYVEMLESADKKMIVEEKGLKITEDALLLSNFLRKYFSKKNKNPKTRKNVILEIGAGQGIMSLLISEIDMVERIIAVEVQKDVYETLEKNIEINNLRQKITPLNENIKNIEGKYEFIFSNPPYKKVNAGKLPDNVTERISKYEILLTLEELFREIRRLLSNYGEFFVIVPNSRLNDVFGYIYANNMNIISIEINKYKKTDLIIVHGRKGGKANSGIVIDF encoded by the coding sequence ATGGGATATGTTGAAATGCTAGAAAGTGCCGATAAAAAAATGATAGTTGAGGAAAAGGGGTTGAAAATAACAGAAGATGCCCTGCTCCTGTCTAATTTTCTAAGAAAATACTTTAGTAAAAAGAATAAAAATCCAAAGACTAGAAAAAACGTAATTTTGGAAATAGGAGCAGGACAAGGCATAATGAGCCTATTAATTTCCGAAATTGATATGGTGGAGAGGATTATTGCAGTTGAGGTGCAGAAGGATGTGTACGAAACATTAGAAAAAAATATAGAAATAAATAATCTGAGGCAAAAAATAACGCCATTAAATGAAAATATAAAAAATATTGAGGGGAAATATGAATTTATTTTTTCCAATCCTCCATATAAAAAAGTTAATGCTGGAAAGTTGCCTGACAATGTGACAGAGCGTATTAGCAAATATGAAATTTTACTCACATTGGAAGAACTTTTTAGAGAAATTCGCAGACTTTTGAGCAATTATGGGGAGTTCTTTGTAATTGTGCCAAACAGCAGGCTGAATGATGTATTCGGATATATTTACGCAAATAACATGAATATCATCTCAATTGAAATAAATAAATATAAAAAAACAGATTTAATTATTGTGCATGGGAGAAAAGGAGGCAAGGCAAATTCGGGAATTGTGATTGATTTTTAG
- a CDS encoding pyrophosphohydrolase domain-containing protein, whose protein sequence is MKRKIECVEEFHRIYKLGNSDKPIGKLENGLEKLRFDLMKEENEEYLEAAKRGDVVEVADALGDMLYILCGTIIEHGMQDVIEDVFEEIHRSNLSKLDENGKPIYREDGKVIKGPNYFPPNLKQFFEK, encoded by the coding sequence ATGAAAAGAAAAATAGAATGTGTTGAAGAATTTCACAGAATTTATAAACTTGGAAATTCTGATAAACCAATTGGAAAATTGGAAAATGGTCTCGAAAAATTGAGATTCGACTTGATGAAGGAAGAAAATGAAGAATATTTGGAAGCGGCTAAAAGAGGGGATGTTGTGGAAGTTGCAGACGCTCTTGGGGATATGCTCTATATCCTTTGTGGAACGATAATTGAGCATGGGATGCAAGATGTTATTGAAGACGTGTTTGAAGAAATACATCGAAGCAACCTTAGCAAGCTGGATGAAAATGGGAAGCCAATTTACCGTGAAGACGGAAAAGTGATAAAAGGGCCAAATTATTTCCCGCCAAATTTAAAACAATTTTTTGAAAAATAA
- the rpmB gene encoding 50S ribosomal protein L28, whose amino-acid sequence MQRCEVFGKTVSHGNRVSHSHRATKRIWRPNLQTMLLTINNEEVRVRVCTKAMKTLKGKNADQVKKILLKNKETLSPKILKVLAK is encoded by the coding sequence ATGCAAAGATGTGAAGTTTTTGGAAAAACAGTAAGCCACGGAAATAGAGTAAGTCACTCTCACAGAGCTACAAAAAGAATTTGGAGACCTAATTTGCAAACAATGCTTTTAACTATTAACAATGAAGAAGTTAGAGTAAGAGTTTGTACAAAAGCAATGAAAACATTAAAAGGGAAAAATGCTGATCAAGTTAAAAAAATCTTGTTAAAGAACAAAGAAACATTAAGCCCTAAAATTTTAAAAGTATTAGCAAAGTAA
- a CDS encoding UDP-N-acetylmuramoyl-L-alanyl-D-glutamate--2,6-diaminopimelate ligase, translating into MYKIFEDVEYKTLKEGKSFVIKGIEYDSRKIEKDFVFVAMTGSTVDGHDFIQKAIDGGAKMIISEKNIDTGQYQSASDVTFIQVEGIRKKLGIIASNYYGYPQDKIKIIGITGTNGKTTSSFILENILEKTARIGTTGNRILDKEFETVNTTPESLELIKLIDKSVKSGADYFIMEVSSHALEIGRVDMLKFDSAIFTNLTQDHLDFHKTMENYFNAKKKIFSMLRNDKNHTGSGVINIDDEYGAKIYLENNAKNFISISVKNEDADIWGDILNYTNNGMKVKINLKNYLEKYGKNLKNTENVYRFEIDLVGEYNLYNILGCIASALSLGIEMDFIVKKLETMPAVPGRFETIKNDLDVRIVVDFAHTDDGLLNVGKTLKQITDNRVITIFGAGGDRDHEKRPKMAQAAIKFSDFIILTSDNPRTENPTKILADIEKGLIGEKFPFNRYLIIADRERAIKYGTRMLEKGDSLLIAGKGHETYQIIGTEKIHFDDREIVKEALETKIQRG; encoded by the coding sequence ATGTATAAAATATTTGAAGATGTAGAGTACAAAACGCTTAAAGAGGGAAAAAGTTTTGTGATAAAGGGCATCGAATATGATTCACGTAAAATTGAAAAAGATTTTGTATTCGTAGCGATGACAGGAAGCACCGTAGATGGGCATGACTTTATTCAAAAAGCCATTGATGGCGGCGCAAAAATGATTATTTCCGAAAAAAATATTGACACAGGGCAGTACCAAAGTGCCAGCGACGTAACTTTCATACAAGTTGAAGGCATACGAAAAAAGCTCGGAATAATCGCCTCAAACTACTATGGCTATCCGCAGGATAAAATAAAAATCATCGGAATTACAGGAACAAACGGAAAAACTACATCAAGCTTCATTCTGGAAAACATTCTGGAAAAAACTGCCAGAATAGGAACAACTGGAAACCGTATACTGGATAAAGAGTTTGAAACAGTAAATACAACTCCTGAATCACTTGAGCTGATAAAACTGATTGACAAAAGTGTAAAAAGCGGAGCCGACTACTTTATAATGGAGGTAAGTTCCCATGCACTTGAAATCGGACGTGTTGACATGCTAAAATTTGATTCTGCAATTTTTACGAACTTGACACAGGATCATTTGGACTTTCATAAAACAATGGAAAACTATTTTAATGCCAAGAAAAAAATATTTTCAATGCTAAGAAACGATAAAAATCATACTGGCAGTGGAGTAATCAACATTGACGATGAATACGGAGCCAAAATTTATCTAGAAAACAACGCTAAAAACTTCATTTCCATAAGTGTAAAAAATGAAGACGCTGACATCTGGGGTGATATCCTGAACTACACAAATAACGGAATGAAAGTCAAAATAAACCTAAAAAACTATTTAGAAAAATACGGAAAAAACTTAAAAAATACAGAAAATGTATACAGATTTGAAATTGATCTAGTCGGAGAGTACAACTTGTACAATATTCTAGGGTGCATAGCTTCAGCGTTGTCATTAGGAATAGAAATGGACTTCATTGTCAAAAAGCTGGAAACTATGCCAGCAGTTCCTGGAAGATTTGAAACTATAAAAAATGATCTGGATGTACGGATTGTAGTGGATTTTGCACATACCGACGACGGTCTTCTGAATGTTGGAAAAACCTTGAAACAAATTACCGATAACCGTGTTATAACAATATTTGGCGCAGGCGGTGACAGGGATCACGAAAAACGTCCAAAAATGGCGCAAGCCGCCATAAAGTTCAGTGACTTCATCATTTTAACCTCAGATAATCCACGTACAGAAAATCCTACAAAAATTTTGGCAGATATAGAAAAAGGGCTTATAGGCGAAAAATTCCCTTTTAACAGATACCTTATCATTGCCGACAGGGAGAGGGCAATAAAATATGGAACACGAATGCTGGAAAAGGGCGACAGCCTTTTAATCGCGGGAAAAGGACACGAAACATACCAGATAATTGGAACTGAAAAAATTCATTTTGATGACAGGGAAATTGTGAAGGAAGCACTGGAAACAAAAATACAAAGGGGCTAA
- the thrS gene encoding threonine--tRNA ligase produces the protein MIEMILPDGSKRQLENPMTVVEFAKSIGSSLGKATVGAIIDGVQVDPSHIIDKSGTIEIITNTSEKGIEIIRHSAAHIMAQAVQRLFPNTKVTIGPVIENGFFYDFDPEKPFTEEDLAKIEEEMTKIVKENYEFKRSEMTAEEAKKFFAEKGETYKVEIIEDLGADKVSIYQQGEFIDLCRGTHIPSTGYLKAFKLMSTAGAYWRGDSNNKMLQRIYGVAFATKKELDDYLTMMEEAEKRDHRKLGKQLDLFFVDEHGPGFPFFMPKGVELFNKLQEIWRVEHKKRGYQEIKTPIMLDKELWEISGHWFNYRENMYTSTIDEKEYAIKPMNCPGSVIAYKNNLHSYKDLPLKYGEMGLVHRHEFSGALHGLMRVRAFTQDDAHVFCTKEQIEEQIIEIIDLYDKFYTVFGFEYHIELSTKPDKAIGSDEIWEMAEANLKSALEHKGINYKLNPGDGAFYGPKIDFKMKDSIGRIWQCGTIQLDFNLPARFEMSYIGADGEKHEPVMIHRAMYGSLERFIGILIEHYAGAFPTWLAPVQARILTISDEQVPFAKELFTKLQDAGIRVELDTRVEKIGYKIREANGDQKIPVQLIIGKNEVANNEVNVRRFGSQDSKNVSVDEIIQTLKQESFVPFSK, from the coding sequence ATGATAGAAATGATTTTGCCTGATGGTAGTAAAAGACAGTTGGAAAATCCGATGACTGTTGTGGAGTTTGCAAAAAGTATTGGGAGCAGTCTTGGGAAGGCAACCGTTGGGGCGATAATTGACGGTGTGCAAGTTGATCCATCTCATATTATTGACAAATCTGGAACAATTGAAATAATTACTAATACAAGTGAAAAAGGGATAGAAATTATAAGACACAGCGCGGCACATATTATGGCTCAGGCTGTGCAAAGACTTTTCCCAAATACAAAGGTTACGATAGGGCCTGTTATTGAAAATGGATTTTTTTATGATTTTGACCCTGAAAAACCCTTTACTGAAGAAGATTTAGCAAAAATAGAAGAGGAAATGACAAAAATTGTAAAAGAGAATTATGAATTTAAAAGAAGTGAAATGACTGCCGAAGAAGCAAAAAAATTCTTTGCTGAAAAAGGTGAAACTTATAAAGTTGAGATAATTGAAGACCTGGGTGCAGATAAAGTTAGCATTTATCAGCAAGGTGAATTTATAGACTTATGCCGTGGAACACACATTCCATCGACTGGCTACCTAAAAGCATTTAAGCTAATGTCAACAGCAGGAGCTTATTGGCGTGGAGATTCAAACAATAAAATGCTTCAAAGAATTTACGGAGTTGCTTTTGCAACAAAAAAAGAGCTGGATGACTATTTGACAATGATGGAAGAAGCTGAAAAGAGAGACCACAGAAAATTAGGAAAACAGCTTGACTTGTTCTTTGTAGACGAGCATGGACCTGGATTCCCGTTCTTTATGCCAAAAGGTGTGGAATTATTTAATAAATTGCAGGAAATCTGGAGAGTTGAGCATAAAAAAAGAGGTTATCAGGAAATAAAAACTCCAATTATGCTAGATAAGGAACTGTGGGAAATTTCTGGACACTGGTTCAATTACCGTGAAAATATGTATACATCGACAATTGATGAAAAAGAATATGCAATAAAGCCTATGAACTGTCCAGGTTCAGTAATTGCCTACAAGAATAACTTGCATTCATACAAGGATTTACCATTGAAATATGGAGAAATGGGGCTTGTTCACAGACACGAATTTAGTGGAGCTTTACACGGGCTTATGAGAGTTAGAGCATTTACACAGGATGATGCCCATGTTTTCTGTACGAAAGAGCAAATTGAGGAACAAATTATCGAAATTATTGATTTATATGATAAATTTTACACTGTATTCGGATTTGAATACCACATTGAATTGTCAACAAAACCTGATAAAGCAATAGGTTCAGACGAAATATGGGAAATGGCTGAAGCAAACTTGAAATCAGCTTTGGAACATAAAGGAATTAATTACAAGTTAAATCCTGGAGATGGAGCATTCTACGGACCAAAAATCGACTTTAAGATGAAAGACTCAATAGGAAGAATCTGGCAATGTGGAACAATCCAGTTAGACTTTAATCTTCCAGCAAGATTTGAAATGAGCTATATAGGTGCAGATGGGGAAAAACACGAGCCTGTAATGATTCACAGGGCAATGTATGGAAGTTTGGAAAGATTTATCGGAATTTTGATCGAACATTATGCAGGAGCATTCCCAACTTGGTTAGCGCCAGTACAAGCAAGAATCCTGACAATTTCTGACGAACAGGTGCCTTTCGCAAAAGAATTGTTTACAAAACTTCAAGATGCAGGAATCAGAGTAGAGCTTGACACAAGAGTAGAAAAAATTGGATACAAAATTAGGGAAGCAAACGGAGACCAAAAAATACCAGTTCAACTAATAATTGGTAAAAATGAAGTTGCAAACAACGAAGTAAACGTAAGAAGATTTGGTTCACAAGACAGTAAAAACGTATCAGTTGATGAAATTATCCAAACTTTAAAACAGGAATCTTTTGTTCCATTTTCAAAATAA
- a CDS encoding Bax inhibitor-1/YccA family protein: MRNDYDELETYNHDNNDYNEYNGQTTMTYDDLNRLISSKVRGSMIWMVIGLLITGGIGFMVYNGVNNGNSIAYMIIEKYWIFLILEVVAVLAFSALVYTANSSVLKLIFLIYSALSGLTFSVIGLRYAPDMIGSAFLGTLSIFVVLAVYGYFTRENLTRFVPLLTAGIIAMILVSVVNMFLGNSAIDLFVSVLGVVVFTIYIAVDVNRIRNNIIACAVHEDSDILNKIEIVGALELYLDFVNLFLSILRILGRGRD; encoded by the coding sequence ATGAGAAATGATTATGATGAATTGGAAACTTATAACCATGACAACAATGATTACAATGAATATAACGGGCAAACGACGATGACTTATGATGATTTAAACAGGCTGATAAGTTCAAAAGTGCGTGGAAGTATGATATGGATGGTAATAGGGCTTCTTATAACTGGCGGTATTGGTTTTATGGTTTATAATGGAGTAAATAATGGAAATTCTATTGCATATATGATAATAGAGAAATACTGGATATTTCTTATTTTAGAAGTTGTTGCAGTTTTAGCCTTTTCAGCCTTAGTTTATACAGCAAATTCGAGTGTTCTAAAACTTATATTTTTAATATATTCGGCATTGAGCGGACTGACGTTCTCGGTTATTGGGCTCAGATATGCTCCAGATATGATTGGTTCAGCATTTTTAGGAACGTTGTCAATCTTTGTAGTTTTAGCAGTTTATGGATATTTTACTAGGGAAAATTTGACTAGATTTGTGCCATTGCTTACAGCTGGAATAATAGCAATGATATTAGTAAGTGTAGTAAATATGTTTCTAGGAAATAGTGCAATTGATTTGTTTGTGTCAGTCTTAGGAGTAGTTGTTTTTACAATTTATATTGCAGTTGATGTAAACAGAATAAGAAATAATATTATCGCCTGTGCAGTTCATGAAGACTCAGATATTCTTAACAAAATTGAAATTGTTGGTGCTTTGGAATTATATTTGGATTTTGTAAACCTGTTCCTAAGCATTTTAAGAATTTTAGGAAGAGGAAGAGACTAA
- a CDS encoding peptidylprolyl isomerase — MGLFRSHKKAIQIVSAVMIGIFGIAMLITGILFLKNNVFGAMNHREVIATVNGAKIYRDDFDRESYGLKAQLSEINQQKIQQLSQVGVSAENIKNIPDNIINEYVLQLMINKEVLLSSAHNLGIKVSRAEINKEFNNYQKQSQMNRKEFVDHLRNRGYNITSFKKAIKDEKIIEKMREKIFSSDKVTDEEIKKAYERNKYTQAFLNQDFEDVKEQIRENMTQDKNIMILKSYIAKAKEKTKIVFKNKDFEKIYASMTATVAQNGDYKYTNEDVNEQLINLVSQTQQGYSDKAVNDLKATLKTNLDKFVKISNKAKAAGIKADPELTGVEQLRDYSQKYYNYLIDTYKPDEAALQAKFNAKKDSYNIPNSIGGYVIGEEYQAGDGDFEAAKKQAQDIMKTTNKDNFAAKAKEFSKDPGSANNGGSLGETADLSQLVPEFANAVKSGKAGDIVGPIKTQFGYHIIYIQSKDANNENVAKVSHILITPTISEASKQKIIKKVQDLKAEIESGKVTWSTVEKQDKYKFSVKERFKKMVKSDAIPGIGKNDELMNQIFALKKDGILERNDTSGYYLITKTSEIPFTQATFENSKERVRLELAHEYADKELEIL; from the coding sequence ATGGGATTATTTAGAAGTCACAAGAAGGCAATCCAGATTGTTTCTGCAGTTATGATAGGAATATTTGGAATAGCCATGCTTATTACAGGTATATTATTCCTGAAAAATAACGTGTTTGGAGCTATGAACCATAGGGAAGTGATTGCGACAGTTAATGGGGCAAAAATCTACCGTGATGATTTTGACAGGGAGAGCTATGGACTTAAAGCACAGCTTAGTGAAATAAATCAGCAGAAAATACAGCAGCTGTCACAAGTTGGAGTAAGTGCTGAAAATATAAAGAATATTCCTGACAACATTATAAATGAATATGTTTTACAGCTTATGATTAATAAGGAAGTGCTGCTTTCGTCAGCTCATAATTTGGGGATAAAAGTAAGCAGAGCTGAAATAAACAAGGAGTTTAACAATTATCAGAAACAGTCGCAAATGAACAGAAAAGAATTTGTTGATCATCTGAGAAACAGAGGTTATAACATAACATCTTTTAAGAAGGCAATAAAAGATGAAAAAATAATTGAAAAAATGAGAGAAAAGATATTTTCAAGTGACAAGGTTACGGATGAGGAAATAAAAAAAGCATACGAGAGAAATAAATATACTCAGGCTTTCCTGAATCAGGATTTTGAAGACGTGAAGGAACAAATTAGGGAAAATATGACACAGGACAAGAATATCATGATTTTAAAGTCATATATTGCAAAGGCTAAGGAGAAAACAAAGATTGTATTCAAGAACAAGGACTTTGAAAAAATATATGCCAGCATGACAGCGACTGTGGCGCAAAATGGAGATTATAAATATACAAATGAAGATGTAAACGAGCAGCTGATAAATCTTGTTTCACAGACTCAGCAAGGATACTCAGATAAGGCTGTAAATGACCTAAAGGCAACATTGAAGACAAATCTTGATAAATTTGTAAAGATTTCCAACAAGGCAAAGGCGGCAGGAATAAAAGCCGATCCTGAACTGACAGGCGTGGAGCAGCTAAGAGACTATTCTCAAAAATACTATAATTACCTTATTGATACGTATAAGCCTGATGAAGCCGCATTGCAGGCAAAATTTAATGCAAAGAAAGACAGCTACAATATTCCGAACAGCATAGGCGGTTATGTAATAGGAGAGGAATATCAGGCAGGAGATGGAGATTTTGAAGCAGCCAAGAAGCAAGCTCAGGATATTATGAAAACAACAAATAAGGATAACTTTGCAGCTAAAGCGAAAGAATTTTCAAAAGATCCGGGATCTGCTAATAATGGGGGAAGTTTAGGAGAAACAGCCGATCTTTCACAGCTTGTGCCTGAATTTGCAAACGCAGTTAAGAGCGGAAAGGCAGGAGATATTGTCGGACCTATAAAAACTCAATTTGGATACCACATTATATATATTCAAAGCAAGGATGCAAATAACGAAAACGTTGCAAAAGTCAGCCATATTCTGATAACACCGACTATTTCCGAAGCCTCAAAACAAAAAATCATCAAAAAAGTTCAGGATTTGAAGGCAGAAATCGAAAGCGGAAAAGTTACATGGAGCACAGTGGAAAAACAGGATAAGTATAAATTCAGTGTAAAGGAAAGATTTAAGAAAATGGTTAAATCAGATGCCATTCCAGGAATTGGAAAAAATGATGAACTGATGAATCAGATATTTGCACTGAAAAAAGACGGAATCCTTGAAAGAAATGACACTTCAGGATACTATCTAATAACAAAAACGTCAGAAATACCGTTCACACAGGCAACATTTGAAAATTCAAAAGAACGTGTAAGACTGGAACTGGCACATGAATATGCAGACAAGGAGCTGGAAATTTTATAA
- a CDS encoding phosphoglycerate kinase: MAKKTLKDLDVKGKKVLVRVDFNVPIKDGVITNDNRITAALPTLKYILENGGKVIAFSHLGKVKEEADKASKTLAPVAKRLEEVLGKPVKFVPETRGAALETAVAELKDGEILMFENTRFEDLDGKKESKNDPELGKYWASLGDVFVNDAFGTAHRAHASNVGIASNIKESAVGFLVEKEIEFIGGAVDNPERPLVAILGGAKVSDKIGVIENLLDKADKVIIGGGMMFTFLKAEGKNTGSSLLEADKVELAASLIKKAKEKNVELLLPIDTVVAKEFKNDTEFKTVSVDAIEDGWMGLDIGEASIKLFSDALVGAKTVVWNGPMGVFEMENFAKGTIGVCKAIAELSGAKTIIGGGDSAAAAIQLGFADKFSHISTGGGASLEYLEGKVLPGVDAISEK, translated from the coding sequence ATGGCTAAAAAAACTTTAAAAGACTTGGATGTAAAAGGTAAAAAAGTATTGGTAAGAGTTGATTTTAACGTACCGATAAAAGATGGAGTTATTACGAATGACAATAGAATTACAGCTGCGCTTCCAACTTTGAAATATATTTTGGAAAATGGTGGAAAAGTAATCGCATTCTCTCACTTAGGAAAAGTAAAAGAAGAAGCTGATAAAGCATCAAAAACTTTAGCGCCAGTTGCAAAAAGATTGGAAGAAGTTCTAGGAAAACCAGTTAAATTCGTGCCTGAAACAAGAGGAGCAGCATTAGAGACAGCAGTTGCTGAGTTAAAAGATGGAGAAATCTTAATGTTTGAAAATACTAGATTTGAAGACTTGGATGGTAAAAAAGAATCTAAAAATGATCCTGAATTAGGAAAATACTGGGCATCACTTGGAGATGTATTTGTAAATGACGCATTCGGAACAGCGCACAGAGCTCACGCTTCAAATGTGGGAATTGCTTCAAACATCAAAGAATCAGCAGTAGGATTCCTTGTAGAAAAAGAAATCGAATTCATTGGTGGAGCAGTTGATAATCCTGAAAGACCATTGGTAGCAATTTTAGGAGGGGCAAAAGTTTCTGATAAAATTGGTGTAATCGAAAATTTATTGGATAAAGCTGATAAAGTGATTATCGGTGGAGGAATGATGTTTACTTTCTTAAAAGCTGAAGGTAAAAACACAGGTTCTTCATTATTAGAAGCTGACAAAGTGGAATTAGCCGCTTCATTAATCAAAAAAGCAAAAGAAAAAAATGTTGAATTGTTATTACCAATTGATACAGTTGTAGCAAAAGAATTTAAAAATGATACAGAATTTAAAACAGTTTCTGTAGACGCCATTGAAGACGGATGGATGGGATTAGATATAGGAGAAGCATCTATCAAATTATTCTCAGACGCTCTAGTTGGTGCAAAAACAGTAGTATGGAACGGACCAATGGGAGTATTTGAAATGGAAAACTTCGCAAAAGGGACAATCGGTGTATGTAAAGCAATTGCAGAATTATCTGGAGCTAAAACAATCATCGGTGGTGGAGATTCAGCAGCGGCGGCTATCCAATTAGGATTTGCTGACAAATTCTCGCATATCTCAACTGGAGGAGGAGCATCGCTTGAATACTTGGAAGGAAAAGTATTGCCAGGAGTAGATGCAATTTCAGAAAAATAA